A single genomic interval of Nocardioides nitrophenolicus harbors:
- a CDS encoding nuclear transport factor 2 family protein: MDLQQLLDRAEIADAITRYTLAVDEGDFDRLDTVFTPAAHIDYTESGGVADVFPVVKGWLAEALPGFSTYRIHMLGQISYTFADDGNEAAVAAYFHNPMRIDDGKGGERVVEVGGLYRHTFVRTPAGWRSRRLHEQVVWTRGF; encoded by the coding sequence GTGGACCTGCAACAGCTGCTCGACCGGGCCGAGATCGCCGACGCGATCACCCGCTACACCCTCGCGGTCGACGAGGGCGACTTCGATCGGCTCGACACCGTGTTCACCCCCGCCGCCCACATCGACTACACCGAGAGCGGCGGCGTCGCCGACGTCTTCCCGGTGGTCAAGGGCTGGCTCGCCGAGGCGCTGCCCGGCTTCTCGACGTACCGGATCCACATGCTCGGCCAGATCTCCTACACGTTCGCCGACGACGGGAACGAGGCCGCCGTCGCGGCGTACTTCCACAACCCGATGCGCATCGACGACGGCAAGGGCGGAGAGCGCGTGGTGGAGGTCGGCGGGCTGTACCGCCACACCTTCGTCCGTACGCCGGCCGGCTGGCGCTCCCGTCGGCTCCACGAGCAGGTCGTCTGGACGCGCGGTTTCTGA